A single genomic interval of Nitrospinota bacterium harbors:
- a CDS encoding sulfite exporter TauE/SafE family protein, with translation MEIKEYLPALALGFFGGFHCVGMCGGFVASFSLARGNVWMPGMIAYQGSRILTYLVLGVVTALIGRIVVESGAFSNGQRIVSLIAGSIMLILALQIGGIISEWFSFSPSSSNMFSNAYKKAVKGDNAFAWVPFGILNGLLPCGLVYSALALSLDSANALKGGLMMLAFGAGTIPWLLGVGWLMKSITPAVRLGFTRMAAFAIAVYGIFLIYKSSSHWTHSMMDM, from the coding sequence ATGGAAATTAAAGAATATCTTCCGGCTCTGGCACTTGGATTTTTCGGAGGATTCCACTGCGTCGGGATGTGCGGTGGCTTTGTCGCTTCATTCTCGTTGGCGAGAGGCAATGTATGGATGCCGGGGATGATAGCCTACCAAGGATCAAGGATATTGACATACTTGGTACTTGGTGTTGTTACGGCATTGATCGGGAGAATAGTTGTAGAATCTGGTGCGTTTTCGAACGGACAGAGGATCGTATCGCTTATTGCAGGATCGATCATGCTGATACTTGCGTTGCAGATTGGTGGGATTATCAGTGAGTGGTTCAGTTTTTCTCCTTCAAGCAGCAATATGTTTTCAAATGCTTACAAAAAGGCGGTAAAAGGGGACAACGCATTTGCCTGGGTCCCCTTTGGAATACTTAACGGACTCCTCCCGTGCGGACTGGTATATTCCGCTCTCGCTCTATCCCTGGATTCGGCAAATGCTTTGAAAGGTGGATTGATGATGCTGGCGTTTGGAGCCGGGACAATTCCATGGCTTTTAGGCGTTGGCTGGTTGATGAAGTCTATTACCCCGGCGGTACGGCTGGGATTTACGAGAATGGCGGCTTTTGCAATAGCGGTCTATGGTATATTTTTGATCTATAAATCCTCTTCACACTGGACCCACTCCATGATGGATATGTAA
- the ccoS gene encoding cbb3-type cytochrome oxidase assembly protein CcoS, producing MSVLYWLVPAIILVGFLAVLILFWSIKSGQYEDLEGPPNRILLDDDDPKLPWNKSRKERSEDR from the coding sequence ATGAGTGTGCTCTACTGGCTGGTTCCAGCAATCATTCTTGTAGGATTTCTTGCGGTCTTGATCCTTTTCTGGTCGATAAAAAGCGGACAGTATGAAGATCTTGAGGGACCCCCGAACAGAATACTTCTGGATGATGACGACCCGAAACTTCCCTGGAATAAAAGCCGAAAAGAGAGATCCGAAGATCGATGA
- a CDS encoding heavy metal translocating P-type ATPase, with protein MENLFCYHCGVPLADKTKYHGAIIGEERYFCCQGCKTVCQVIHDAQLEGFYSKLGDKGTLSPPLELPSHVDIYDIEEVQQEFTATDSDLREVTLLVEGIHCAACVWLIERALDKSDGTVSSQVNLAAKKLRVRWDNNRIKLSEIIRAVGSFGYSAIPYSVSTARENSEKVRRQNLFRIGFAGFAAMNMMWISIALWTGADMGEYRDFFRILGLFIALPTLLYSGYPFLKGSLLGIRSFYLTMDLPIAIGAIATFLYSAYITLFAPESGEVYFDTMVFFLFVIHIGRYMETSSRARASDSTERLLELQPKVATILNNNSEFCVHVKSVNKGDIMLIKPGERIPLDGEVIEGASELDESIVTGESAPVKKFPGSLLVAGSINGNGSLTAKVINTLSENTLTKMALLIDKAQTSKAPTQQTAEKVVPWFIFMTLTLAAGTFLFWYDAGFEKALLTATSVLIITCPCALGLATPMAVSAATGLGSRIGILVKNGASLETVSRANRVVFDKTGALTEGKMSLIEIIPLSISRKELLEITASIESRSEHSIAKAIVTVAEKENLKIDISGVSSFSAQPGFGISGELNKSKIIVGSKEWMVKNGVSLENINSNEHYSKGRTVIFCAIDGKIAGIFILGDPLRNGAQEAMSFLKEKNIPVTLLTGDSREAAEYTVKELGFSRPDDLEIMSEMKPEEKFSVIESYQRNKGETVIMIGDGVNDAPALVKADVGIAVGTGADVSIHSADIVLTGISLANLKRTVILSHLTLGIIRQNIAISIAYNIMFIPMAFMGLITPVFAAFAMPISSLTVIANALRIRENRLK; from the coding sequence ATGGAAAATCTCTTCTGTTACCATTGCGGAGTGCCGCTTGCGGATAAAACAAAATACCACGGCGCTATTATTGGGGAGGAAAGGTATTTTTGCTGCCAAGGATGCAAAACAGTCTGCCAGGTGATTCACGACGCCCAGCTTGAAGGCTTTTATTCCAAACTTGGTGATAAAGGCACACTCTCCCCTCCCCTTGAATTACCTTCTCATGTCGATATCTACGATATTGAAGAGGTACAGCAGGAATTCACGGCAACAGATAGTGATTTACGGGAGGTCACACTCCTTGTAGAAGGGATACACTGCGCCGCGTGCGTTTGGCTCATTGAACGCGCCCTTGATAAGTCTGACGGGACAGTATCAAGCCAGGTGAATCTCGCCGCCAAAAAGCTTCGTGTGCGCTGGGACAATAACAGGATAAAACTTTCAGAGATCATAAGAGCTGTCGGCTCATTCGGATATTCGGCTATACCCTATTCTGTCAGCACGGCGCGCGAGAACAGCGAAAAAGTTCGCAGGCAGAACCTCTTCCGCATCGGATTTGCCGGTTTTGCGGCAATGAACATGATGTGGATATCCATCGCGCTATGGACCGGAGCCGATATGGGGGAGTACCGCGATTTTTTCAGGATATTAGGACTCTTTATTGCGCTCCCTACCCTGCTTTATTCAGGATATCCTTTCCTGAAAGGCTCCTTGCTCGGAATACGCAGTTTTTATCTAACAATGGATCTGCCGATTGCTATCGGCGCCATAGCCACGTTCCTCTACTCGGCATATATAACCCTTTTTGCCCCTGAAAGCGGTGAAGTCTATTTCGACACCATGGTATTTTTTCTTTTTGTAATCCATATCGGAAGATATATGGAAACATCATCCAGGGCAAGGGCTTCAGATTCCACGGAACGTCTACTGGAACTGCAACCGAAGGTAGCCACCATATTAAATAATAATTCCGAATTCTGTGTGCATGTAAAGAGCGTAAACAAAGGCGATATTATGCTAATAAAACCCGGGGAGCGAATTCCGCTTGATGGAGAAGTGATCGAAGGAGCAAGCGAACTTGATGAATCGATCGTAACCGGTGAATCGGCGCCTGTAAAGAAATTCCCAGGCTCATTGCTCGTTGCAGGGTCCATAAACGGCAACGGCTCCTTGACTGCAAAGGTAATAAACACGTTGTCCGAAAATACTCTCACAAAAATGGCGTTGCTCATTGACAAAGCTCAAACGAGCAAGGCTCCGACACAACAGACCGCCGAAAAGGTGGTTCCATGGTTCATATTTATGACCTTAACGCTCGCCGCCGGGACGTTCCTCTTCTGGTACGATGCTGGATTTGAAAAAGCTCTTCTTACAGCCACTTCCGTTCTCATCATCACCTGCCCTTGCGCGCTGGGTCTCGCCACGCCGATGGCGGTATCGGCCGCTACCGGTCTTGGCTCCAGAATAGGGATACTTGTAAAGAACGGAGCCTCTCTTGAAACCGTTTCAAGGGCGAACAGAGTGGTATTTGATAAAACAGGGGCTTTAACTGAAGGGAAAATGAGCCTGATAGAGATAATCCCGCTCTCAATTTCAAGAAAAGAGCTTTTGGAAATTACAGCTTCAATTGAATCGCGCTCGGAACATAGCATCGCTAAAGCTATCGTGACAGTGGCAGAAAAAGAGAATCTTAAAATCGATATTTCCGGTGTATCCAGCTTTTCTGCCCAACCAGGCTTTGGCATTTCTGGAGAATTAAATAAAAGCAAGATCATTGTCGGTTCAAAGGAGTGGATGGTTAAAAACGGTGTATCTCTCGAAAACATTAACTCAAATGAACATTACTCTAAAGGGAGGACAGTTATATTCTGCGCCATAGATGGAAAGATAGCTGGCATTTTTATCCTGGGAGATCCGTTGCGGAATGGTGCGCAAGAGGCGATGTCATTCCTGAAGGAGAAGAATATACCTGTCACACTTCTTACCGGCGACAGCAGGGAAGCGGCAGAATATACAGTTAAGGAGCTTGGCTTTTCCAGGCCGGATGATCTGGAAATCATGAGTGAGATGAAGCCGGAAGAAAAATTCTCGGTAATTGAAAGTTACCAGCGGAATAAAGGTGAAACGGTAATAATGATAGGCGACGGGGTGAACGATGCCCCCGCTCTCGTAAAGGCAGATGTCGGGATAGCTGTAGGAACAGGGGCGGATGTTTCGATCCATAGCGCAGATATAGTGCTTACAGGCATTTCTCTTGCCAATCTCAAAAGGACAGTAATTCTCTCTCATCTAACTCTCGGGATAATCAGACAAAATATCGCAATTTCGATCGCATACAATATAATGTTCATACCAATGGCATTTATGGGATTGATCACCCCAGTGTTTGCCGCTTTTGCAATGCCGATCAGTTCATTGACTGTTATTGCCAACGCGCTTCGTATAAGGGAAAACAGGCTGAAATGA